The following coding sequences are from one Rutidosis leptorrhynchoides isolate AG116_Rl617_1_P2 chromosome 11, CSIRO_AGI_Rlap_v1, whole genome shotgun sequence window:
- the LOC139875542 gene encoding uncharacterized protein, with protein MLRYFKKSGSASDSVNADEEQPYVQKRVFEEDECQAPFRKYTKIDLNELPNDPGERPSMEHYHPSQRDEIRRTYLLKGLAFRGHNEKEDSIKKGNFLELLHWLADQCEKIGHVVLKKAPRNSQMKCSSIQKDIVRATAVEVEKAIAKEIGNEFFSILVDESRDVSCKEQMSLVLRFVSSEGAVVERFVGIKQVNDTSALSLKSAIYSMLLGQGLSPCSIRGQGYDGASNMSGAFNGLKTLIMKESQSAHFIHRFAHQLQLALVFVAKNHCSINDFFEQISGLLNMIGSSYKRRDLLRKKQATYIVEALATGELESGTAQNQEVGIKRPCDTRWGSHYGSLLNILTIYSLICEVLKDISVNGNC; from the exons ATGTTAAGATACTTCAAAAAGTCAGGGTCTGCTAGTGATTCGGTAAACGCCGATGAAGAACAACCTTATGTCCAGAAAAGAGTATTTGAAGAGGATGAATGTCAAGCCCCTTTCAGAAAGTATACAAAAATTGATTTAAATGAACTTCCAAATGATCCGGGAGAGCGTCCGAGCATGGAACACTATCACCCAAGTCAACGAGATGAAATTAGAAGAACATACTTACTAAAAG GTTTAGCTTTCCGTGGTCATAATGAAAAGGAAGATTCAATTAAAAAAGGTAACTTTCTTGAATTACTACATTGGTTAGCAGATCAATGTGAGAAAATAGGTCATGTTGTGTTAAAGAAAGCACCAAGAAATTCACAAATGAAGTGTAGCTCTATACAAAAAGATATTGTGCGTGCTACTGCAGTAGAGGTTGAGAAGGCTATAGCAAAAGAGATTGGAAATGAGTTCTTTTCTATTCTAGTAGACGAGTCCCGTGATGTATCTTGCAAAGAGCAAATGTCATTGGTTTTGCGATTTGTAAGTAGTGAAGGGGCTGTTGTGGAGAGGTTTGTTGGTATTAAACAAGTCAATGATACTTCAGCTTTGTCACTAAAGTCAGCCATTTATTCAATGTTGTTAGGACAAGGGTTGAGTCCATGTAGTATTCGGGGGCAAGGTTACGATGGAGCTAGTAACATGAGTGGCGCGTTCAATGGTTTGAAGACCTTAATCATGAAAGAATCTCAATCTGCACATTTTATTCATCGTTTTGCACACCAGTTACAATTGGCACTTGTGTTTGTTGCAAAAAATCATTGCTCAATAAATGATTTCTTTGAGCAAATTTCCGGATTGTTGAACATGATTGGCTCATCTTATAAGCGGCGAGACTTACTTAGAAAAAAACAAGCAACATATATAGTGGAGGCATTGGCTACAG GTGAACTTGAAAGTGGTACAGCTCAAAATCAAGAAGTTGGAATTAAACGTCCGTGTGATACTCGTTGGGGTTCTCACTATGGTTCACTTCTAAATATATTGACTATATATTCTTTAATTTGTGAAGTACTTAAGGACATCAGTGTGAATGGTAATTGTTAA
- the LOC139875543 gene encoding uncharacterized protein, with amino-acid sequence MEDPYYDCISHRRGSHVSSLHHYKVDVFYMVIDMQLRELNNRFNEVNTTLLISMASLNPSKSFKAFEVEDLMTMAEFYPSEFPKHELGFLRGQLMNYISDVRGDERFSHLKGIGQLAKMMVKTNKSIIYPNVYLLLKLALILPVATSKVERAFLAMKLIKNDLRNKLGDQFMNDCLLAYIEKDVLDGISNDAIMDKFYRMKPRRKQ; translated from the coding sequence ATGGAAGACCCATATTATGATTGCATAAGTCATCGTAGAGGTTCACATGTTAGTTCATTACACCACTACAAAGTGGATGTATTTTATATGGTCATTGATATGCAACTTCGAGAGCTTAACAATCGTTTTAATGAGGTGAACACAACATTACTTATTTCTATGGCTTCTTTGAACCCAAGTAAGTCGTTTAAAGCATTTGAAGTGGAAGATCTTATGACGATGGCTGAATTTTATCCTTCTGAGTTTCCAAAACACGAGCTTGGATTTCTTAGAGGACAACTTATGAATTACATTAGTGACGTACGTGGTGATGAAAGGTTTAGTCATTTGAAAGGAATTGGGCAACTTGCAAAGATGATGGTTAAAACGAACAAGAGTATAATATATCCGAATGTATATCTTCTTTTGAAACTTGCGTTGATTTTGCCAGTTGCAACATCCAAAGTGGAGCGTGCCTTTTTAGCAATGAAGTTAATAAAGAACGATTTGCGAAACAAATTGGGAGATCAATTTATGAATGATTGTCTACTTGCATATATTGAAAAAGATGTGTTAGATGGTATTAGTAATGATGCAATTATGGACAAATTTTATCGTATGAAACCTcgtagaaaacaataa